CTGGCTCGTCTTCCAGCCGTTCACGCCCTGGGCCTTCTACCTCATGGTGGGGCTGGGGCTGGTGGTGGGCGTGTCGCTGGTGCTCCCCATCGGCGGCGCCGACATGCCGGTGGTGATCTCGCTGCTCAACAGCTACGCCGGCCTCGCCTCCGCCGCCACCGGCTTCGCCATCGGGAACGAGGTGCTCATCATCGCCGGTGCCCTCGACGGCGCCTCCGGCTTCATCCTGTCGATGGTGATGTCGAAGGCGATGAACCGCTCCTTCGGCAACATCCTCTTCGGCGCCTTCGGCAAGCCGCCCGAGAAGAGCGCCAAGACCGCCGCCGGGCTCACCGTGAAGCCCATCTCGCCCGAGGACGCCGCCATCCAGCTCGGCTACGCCCGCTCGGTGATCGTGGTCCCCGGCTACGGGATGGCGGTGGCGCAGGCGCAGCACGCGGTGCGCGAGCTGGCCGACCTCATCGAGAAGAACGGCGGCGAGGTGAAGTACGCCATCCACCCGGTGGCGGGCCGCATGCCCGGCCACATGAACGTCCTCCTCGCCGAGGCGAACATCCCCTACGACAAGCTGAAGGAGATGGACGAGATCAACGGCGAGTTCCCGCAGGCCGACGTGGCGCTCGTCATCGGCGCGAACGACGTGGTGAACCCGGCGGCCCGGAACGACAAGGCGAGCCCGATCTACGGGATGCCCATCCTCAACGTGGACCAGGCGAAGAGCGTCATCGTCCTCAAGCGGTCGATGAACCCCGGCTTCGCCGGCATCGAGAACGAGCTGTTCTACTCGGACCGGACCTCGATGCTGTTCGGGGACGCGAAGTCGTCCTTGGAGAAGCTGGTGGCCGAGGTGAAGGCGAACGCGGCGTGAGCGGCGGCGCCGTCACATGGGGTGGCAGGCGTTGCAGGTCGGGCCGCCGTCCGTGATCCACTGGTAGGGGCGTCCCCACACCGGCTGCTCCACGAGGTGGCACGCCACGTTCGA
This Anaeromyxobacter diazotrophicus DNA region includes the following protein-coding sequences:
- a CDS encoding NAD(P)(+) transhydrogenase (Re/Si-specific) subunit beta — encoded protein: MSASYLFTQASYLAASVLFILGLRSLTKPDSARRGMQQAALGMALAIVGTLTKHEIVDYRYIVAGLALGSAIGYPLGMFVPMTAMPQRIAISHMFGALAATLVGIAEFYTLGNGAQVPHATMAALGFEVLFGSLTITGSFMAFGKLQEFLPGVPVTFKGQNAVNGLVFLGTVGLFAWLVFQPFTPWAFYLMVGLGLVVGVSLVLPIGGADMPVVISLLNSYAGLASAATGFAIGNEVLIIAGALDGASGFILSMVMSKAMNRSFGNILFGAFGKPPEKSAKTAAGLTVKPISPEDAAIQLGYARSVIVVPGYGMAVAQAQHAVRELADLIEKNGGEVKYAIHPVAGRMPGHMNVLLAEANIPYDKLKEMDEINGEFPQADVALVIGANDVVNPAARNDKASPIYGMPILNVDQAKSVIVLKRSMNPGFAGIENELFYSDRTSMLFGDAKSSLEKLVAEVKANAA